A genomic segment from Eubalaena glacialis isolate mEubGla1 chromosome 16, mEubGla1.1.hap2.+ XY, whole genome shotgun sequence encodes:
- the LOC133076499 gene encoding glutaredoxin-1, with the protein MAQAFVNSKIQPGKVVVLIKPTCPYCRRAQELLSQLPFKQGLSEFVDITAHNDTNEIQDYLQQLTGARMVPRVFIGKDCIGGCSDLVNMHEKGELLTRLKQIGALQ; encoded by the coding sequence ATGGCTCAAGCGTTTGTGAACAGCAAAATCCAGCCTGGGAAGGTGGTTGTGCTCATCAAGCCCACCTGCCCCTACTGCAGAAGGGCCCAGGAGCTCCTCAGCCAATTGCCCTTCAAACAAGGGCTTTCGGAATTTGTCGATATCACAGCCCACAATGACACCAACGAGATTCAAGATTATTTACAACAGCTCACAGGAGCCAGAATGGTACCTCGGGTCTTCATCGGTAAAGACTGCATAGGTGGATGCAGTGATCTAGTAAATATGCATGAGAAAGGGGAGCTGTTGACAAGGCTAAAGCAAATTGGAGCTCTGCAATAA